From the genome of Candidatus Cloacimonadota bacterium, one region includes:
- a CDS encoding redox-sensing transcriptional repressor Rex, which translates to MDAIPLLTLKRLPKYLEALYRFKRAGLRMVSATKIAVFADVHMTQVRKDLSYTGVVGTPKIGHHIDGLIKAIEECLNWNDVSSCFLVGVGHLGKALMGYQELQKKGLRIIAAFDSDPDLAGTYYQGIPIHSMQKFSNLLSRLHIHIGVLTVPADAAQMIAEQMVANGVLAIWNFTTVKLDLPQEIIVENVDMSASLAVLSRRIAERLHIEAK; encoded by the coding sequence ATGGATGCTATACCGCTGTTAACTCTTAAACGGCTCCCGAAATATCTGGAGGCCCTTTACCGTTTTAAGCGTGCCGGATTAAGAATGGTTTCTGCTACCAAAATCGCAGTTTTTGCCGATGTTCACATGACTCAGGTACGCAAAGATTTATCTTATACGGGTGTGGTAGGAACTCCAAAAATTGGGCATCATATCGATGGTTTAATCAAAGCGATTGAAGAATGCTTAAACTGGAATGACGTATCCTCTTGTTTCTTAGTTGGTGTAGGGCATTTAGGCAAGGCTTTGATGGGCTATCAGGAATTACAGAAGAAAGGTTTACGCATTATTGCCGCTTTCGATTCTGATCCGGATTTAGCCGGAACGTACTATCAGGGAATTCCAATTCATTCGATGCAGAAATTTAGTAATCTGCTTTCCCGTTTGCATATACATATTGGGGTTTTAACTGTTCCAGCGGATGCTGCACAGATGATAGCCGAGCAAATGGTGGCAAACGGAGTATTAGCAATCTGGAATTTTACTACGGTGAAGCTTGATCTCCCCCAAGAGATTATTGTAGAAAATGTGGATATGAGTGCATCTTTGGCAGTTTTATCCCGAAGAATAGCTGAACGGCTGCATATCGAAGCCAAGTAA
- a CDS encoding NAD(P)H-dependent oxidoreductase subunit E, whose protein sequence is MSAEYAAAHSFNKVIDILDRFDRSEAKIIPILQAVQEEYRYLPQEVLTFIATSLRISPARLYGVATFYSHFSLEPKGKHIIKMCDGTACHVRVSSAVIDAIRKKLNLREKQITTDDMMFTFETVSCLGACGLAPVLVVDDKVYGQITPEQALKIIGSIEDKEKENA, encoded by the coding sequence ATGAGTGCCGAATACGCAGCCGCTCACAGCTTCAACAAGGTGATCGACATTTTAGATCGTTTCGATAGAAGCGAAGCCAAGATCATCCCAATTCTTCAGGCAGTACAGGAAGAATACCGATACTTGCCTCAGGAAGTTCTTACTTTTATTGCCACTTCTCTGCGCATCTCCCCTGCCAGACTATATGGCGTAGCAACTTTTTACAGTCACTTTTCATTGGAACCAAAAGGTAAACACATCATCAAAATGTGTGATGGCACGGCTTGCCACGTCCGCGTATCCTCTGCAGTAATTGATGCAATTCGCAAGAAATTGAATCTTCGTGAGAAACAAATCACTACAGACGACATGATGTTTACCTTTGAAACAGTATCCTGCTTAGGGGCATGTGGATTGGCGCCGGTTCTGGTTGTGGATGACAAGGTTTACGGTCAGATCACTCCGGAACAGGCATTAAAAATAATCGGCAGCATCGAAGATAAGGAGAAGGAAAATGCCTAA